The following are from one region of the Cyclopterus lumpus isolate fCycLum1 chromosome 21, fCycLum1.pri, whole genome shotgun sequence genome:
- the LOC117750937 gene encoding frizzled-7-A-like, producing the protein MAAARSTTGSVLLRIMWLLCGLSSSTSAQNYNSESGISVPEHGFCQPISIPLCTDIAYNQTIMPNLLGHTNQEDAGLEVHQFYPLVKVQCSADLKFFLCSMYAPVCTVLEQAIPPCRSLCERARQGCEALMNKFGFQWPERLRCEAFPVHGAGEICVGQNTSEPSSPSSSSPNSPDLVTLPTNIGRPNQRPPQNNQYHQFSCPLQLEVPPYLGYRFMGVNDCGAPCEPTKPTGIMYFREDEVKFGRLWVGIWSILCCVSTLFTVLTYLVDMRRFRYPERPIIFLSGCYFMVAVAYAAGFFLEDKVVCVDKFKDDGYRTVAQGTKKEGCTILFMVLYFFGMASSIWWVILSLTWFLSAGMKWGHEAIEANSQYFHLAAWAVPAIKTITILAMGRVDGDVLTGVCFVGIFNVDALRGFVLAPLFVYLFIGTSFLLAGFVSLFRIRTIMKHDGTKTEKLEKLMVRIGVFSVLYTVPATIVIACYFYEQAFREHWQRTWHMQTCKRFAVPCPVHNFAPMTPDFTVFMIKYLMTMIVGITSGFWVWSGKTLQSWRRFYKRLSNGNHGETTV; encoded by the coding sequence ATGGCGGCGGCCAGGTCCACCACTGGCTCCGTGTTGCTGCGGATCATGTGGCTGCTGTGCGGGCTGTCCTCGTCCACTTCTGCTCAAAATTACAACAGCGAGAGTGGAATATCGGTCCCAGAACACGGGTTCTGCCAGCCCATCTCCATCCCGCTTTGCACCGACATCGCCTACAACCAGACCATCATGCCGAACCTCCTGGGCCACACGAACCAGGAGGACGCCGGACTCGAAGTGCACCAGTTCTACCCTCTGGTGAAGGTGCAGTGCTCCGCAGATCTCAAGTTCTTCCTGTGCTCCATGTACGCGCCCGTCTGCACGGTGCTGGAGCAGGCCATCCCCCCATGTCGGTCCCTGTGCGAGCGCGCCCGCCAGGGGTGTGAAGCCCTCATGAATAAATTCGGCTTCCAGTGGCCGGAGCGGCTCCGCTGCGAGGCTTTCCCCGTCCACGGAGCCGGCGAGATCTGCGTCGGCCAGAACACATCCGAACCTAGCAGcccgtcctcctcttccccaaACTCGCCCGACCTTGTTACCCTACCGACAAACATAGGCCGACCCAACCAACGCCCGCCCCAAAACAACCAGTACCACCAGTTCTCGTGCCCTCTGCAGCTGGAAGTGCCGCCCTACCTGGGTTACCGGTTTATGGGGGTCAACGACTGCGGGGCTCCATGTGAGCCCACCAAACCAACCGGCATTATGTATTTCCGGGAGGATGAGGTAAAATTCGGCCGGCTGTGGGTCGGGATCTGGTCCATCTTGTGCTGTGTGAGCACCTTATTCACAGTGCTCACCTACCTCGTAGACATGCGGCGGTTCAGGTACCCGGAGAGGCCCATCATCTTCTTATCCGGGTGTTACTTCATGGTGGCGGTGGCCTACGCAGCTGGGTTTTTCCTGGAGGACAAAGTTGTTTGTGTGGATAAATTCAAGGATGACGGCTACAGAACAGTGGCCCAGGGGACCAAGAAGGAGGGCTGCACCATCCTCTTCATGGTCTTGTACTTTTTTGGCATGGCCAGCTCCATCTGGTGGGTGATTTTGTCCCTGACGTGGTTCCTCTCCGCCGGGATGAAATGGGGCCATGAGGCGATCGAAGCCAACTCCCAGTACTTCCACCTGGCCGCGTGGGCCGTCCCGGCCATTAAGACCATCACCATCCTCGCCATGGGCCGGGTGGACGGCGACGTGCTGACCGGTGTGTGTTTCGTCGGGATCTTTAACGTGGACGCGCTCCGCGGCTTCGTCCTGGCGCCGCTTTTTGTCTACCTGTTCATCGGCACGTCCTTCCTCCTGGCCGGCTTCGTGTCCCTGTTCCGGATCCGCACCATCATGAAGCACGACGGCACCAAGACGGAGAAGCTGGAGAAGCTGATGGTGCGGATCGGGGTGTTCAGCGTGCTCTACACGGTGCCGGCCACCATCGTGATCGCCTGTTACTTCTACGAGCAGGCCTTCAGGGAGCACTGGCAGCGGACCTGGCACATGCAGACCTGCAAGCGGTTCGCCGTACCCTGCCCGGTCCATAACTTCGCCCCCATGACCCCGGACTTCACCGTGTTCATGATAAAATACCTGATGACCATGATAGTCGGGATCACCTCGGGTTTCTGGGTCTGGTCCGGGAAGACTCTCCAGTCATGGCGGCGGTTCTACAAGCGCCTCAGCAACGGCAACCACGGAGAGACGACGGTGTAA
- the LOC117750592 gene encoding olfactory receptor 6B1-like, whose amino-acid sequence MDNSTEIVSFVLAAYGNIGNLKYLYFSIMLVWYLSICVSNTILIVVIYMDRRLHEPMYILLCNLFLNEMGGSTSVYPLLLSQMFSDTHEVTLPWCFLQMCCVYTCSSIEFCSLAAMAYDRHVCICYPLHYNAIMSTGRVGAILLLIWMYSFANFIFSFSFIIPLRFCGNVIDKVFCDHHLVIKLACSVSVLASMSDLFFAFVTMVIPFSLILVSYVKILSVCLNTSKENRHKAISTCTPQIVSLSNMFVGAIFHFVDSRFDVAHVTNKVRIILSVYIFVFQPMITPFMYGFKLPKIRASCKRLLFY is encoded by the coding sequence ATGGATAACTCAACTGAGATTGTGTCTTTTGTGCTGGCTGCATATGGTAATATAGGAAACTTAAAATACTTGTATTTTAGCATAATGCTGGTATGGTACCTCTCTATTTGTGTGTCAAACACTATTCTTATTGTGGTCATATATATGGACAGAAGATTGCATGAGCCGATGTATATACTattatgtaatttatttttgaatgaaatgGGTGGCAGCACATCAGTGTATCCTCTTCTGCTCTCACAGATGTTTTCAGATACGCATGAAGTGACACTGCCATGGTGTTTTCTGCAGATGTGTTGTGTCTACACATGTAGTTCTATTGAGTTTTGCAGTTTAGCAGCTATGGCCTATGACagacatgtgtgtatctgttatCCTCTACACTACAATGCCATTATGAGCACAGGGAGAGTAGGTGCGATCCTTCTGCTTATATGGATGTATTCATTTGCTaactttattttctcattttcattcatcATCCCTTTGAGATTTTGTGGAAATGTAATTGACAAAGTATTTTGTGACCACCACTTAGTGATAAAACTTGCATGTTCAGTCTCAGTACTTGCCAGCATGTCCGACCTGTTTTTTGCCTTTGTGACTATGGTTATCCCATTTAGTCTTATTTTAGTCTCTTACGTGAAGATTTTGTCGGTTTGTCTAAATACGTCCAAAGAAAACAGACATAAAGCCATTAGCACCTGCACACCTCAGATTGTCTCACTGTCAAATATGTTTGTTGGTgccatttttcattttgtggaTTCCAGGTTTGATGTGGCCCATGTCACAAATAAAGTGCGCATTATTTTATCTGTATATATCTTTGTTTTCCAACCAATGATCACCCCCTTTATGTATGGATTTAAGCTACCCAAAATAAGAGCATCATGTAAAAGACTTCTGTTTTATTGa
- the LOC117750595 gene encoding olfactory receptor 6N2-like, whose amino-acid sequence MSNTSNIVVFSLSGFSATANYKITIFSLTCLCYCLIVCVNMSLILTIILDQNLHEPMYAFICNLCINVLYGTAGFYPKFVYDLLSDIQIISYEGCLLQIFVIYTYATIDFSVLAVMAYDRYVAICQPLHYHSVMSVRRTAVLIVLSWLVPFCCEVIVITMTSTLKLCDSHIDKLYCENWSIVKLACSTTPANNIVGLIIIVFYCVHVLFIVCSYVRLVKSALKSREGRRKFIQTCVPHLLCLLNVTAALLFDVMYSRYGSASVPQSLRNFMAIQFLMMPSLLNPIIYGLILTKIRYRMVTLCMKAGQRFKLRLKA is encoded by the coding sequence ATGAGTAATACATCTAATATAGTTGTATTTTCACTGTCTGGCTTCAGCGCCACTGCCAACTACAAAATAAccattttctctctcacttGTCTTTGTTATTGTCTAATTGTCTGTGTTAACATGTCTCTCATTTTAACTATAATATTGGATCAAAACTTACACGAACCCATGTATGCTTTTATATGTAATCTCTGCATCAATGTACTTTATGGGACTGCAGGCTTTTATCCTAAATTTGTCTATGATCTTCTGTCTGATATTCAAATTATATCATATGAAGGATGCCTTTTACAAATCTTTGTGATATACACATATGCAACAATTGATTTTTCTGTTTTAGCTGTTATGGCCTATGACAGATATGTGGCTATATGTCAACCCCTGCATTATCACTCTGTAATGTCTGTGCGAAGGACTGcagttttaattgtattgtccTGGCTGGTGCCTTTCTGCTGTGAAGTTATAGTTATAACCATGACATCTACATTGAAATTATGTGACTCCCACATAGATAAACTCTACTGTGAGAACTGGTCAATTGTCAAACTAGCTTGTAGTACAACGCCAGCAAACAACATTGTTGgattgattattattgttttttattgtgtgcatGTCCTCTTCATTGTGTGTTCTTATGTGCGGTTGGTAAAATCAGCTTTAAAAtccagagaggggaggagaaagtTTATACAGACATGTGTGCCACATTTGTTATGTCTGCTTAATGTCACTGCTGCTTTGCTTTTTGATGTTATGTACTCTAGGTATGGATCAGCATCCGTGCCCCAGAGTCTGAGGAATTTCATGGCTATACAATTTCTCATGATGCCCTCTCTTCTCAACCCTATAATATATGGCCTGATCCTGACCAAAATTCGATACAGAATGGTGACATTGTGTATGAAGGCAGGTCAGAGATTTAAGTTGAGACTGAAGGCTTGA
- the LOC117750740 gene encoding olfactory receptor 10A3-like, whose translation MENRTDSLYFNLTMFMNIGYYRYPAFIFSLLLYSFIVCTNLAMMLIISRDRTLHEPMYIFIAFLSVNSLYGSTALFPRFLMDLLSDTHLISRPACFTQIYIIYTYASYELTILSIMAYDRYVAVCLPLHYHRKMTFKVVYTLIVFAWVCPACNLTVSIHTVVRLSLCGNNIQKVYCASWNIVKLSCVTTAVNNVGALFGAIIIAFLPFGFILYTYLRIVLACWKKSSEVSGKVLRSCLPHVISFVIYSVTSFSDTALSRQNLEETNPFAAVFLSLAFIVIPPVLNPIVYGLKLPEIRKHIFKILCLKS comes from the coding sequence ATGGAAAACAGAACCGACTCTTTATATTTTAACCTAACCATGTTCATGAACATTGGGTACTACCGTTATCCAGCCTTCATTTTTTCCCTCCTGCTCTATAGCTTTATTGTGTGTACAAATCTTGCCATGATGTTGATAATATCGCGGGACAGAACACTCCATGAGCCTATGTATATTTTCATTGCATTTCTATCAGTCAACTCTCTGTATGGTTCTACTGCTTTATTTCCCAGATTTCTCATGGACCTTCTTTCTGATACTCATTTAATCTCTCGTCCTGCTTGTTTCACTCagatttatattatttacaCATATGCTTCCTATGAATTAACAATTCTCAGCATTATGGCATATGATCGATATGTTGCTGTATGTCTTCCTTTACACTATCATAGAAAGATGACCTTTAAAGTAGTCTACACATTGATTGTTTTTGCTTGGGTTTGTCCAGCCTGTAACCTTACAGTAAGCATTCATACTGTTGTCAGGCTTTCTCTGTGTGGTAACAACATACAAAAGGTATACTGTGCCAGTTGGAATATTGTCAAATTATCATGTGTTACTACTGCTGTTAACAATGTTGGTGCTTTGTTTGGGGCCATAATTATTGCATTCCTTCCCTTTGGATTTATCTTGTACACTTATCTGAGAATTGTGCTTGCATGTTGGAAAAAGTCATCAGAGGTCTCGGGAAAAGTATTACGAAGTTGTCTTCCTCATGTTATTTCATTTGTGATTTATTCAGTCACATCATTTAGTGATACTGCACTGAGCCGACAAAATCTTGAAGAAACAAATCCAtttgctgctgtgtttttgtcactAGCATTTATTGTCATTCCTCCAGTTCTGAATCCCATTGTGTATGGCCTTAAATTGCCAGAGattagaaaacacattttcaagaTATTATGCTTAAAATCTTAG
- the LOC117750596 gene encoding olfactory receptor 6C1-like produces MMDNFSVITIFTLSGLSGTTHYRVVLFALTLLCYCVIWLVNLTIIVTVIVDKKLHEPMYIFLCNLCINGLYGTAGFYPKFLMNLLSTTHIISYAGCILQGFVLHSSACADFSLLVLMAYDRYVAICRPLVYHSVMTKQRVCVFVFFAWLIPFYLILMSTATTATSRLCGSHIPKIYCVNWLISRLACSTSVATIVIPAFNYTFYFGHCMFVCWSYIYIIRTSLKSKENMNKFMQTCVPHLFSLMVVFVSLLFDLLYMRFGSKDLLQGAQNFMAMEFLIVPPIVNPLIYGLKLTQIRNRIQNIMCSKNVFFRIKS; encoded by the coding sequence ATGATGGATAATTTTTCAGTAATAACTATATTTACTCTGTCAGGTTTAAGTGGGACAACACACTACAGAGTTGTTCTTTTTGCTCTGACtttattgtgttactgtgtgatTTGGCTGGTAAACTTGACTATTATTGTGACAGTCATTGTGGACAAAAAGCTCCATGAGCCCATGTATATCTTTCTCTGTAACCTGTGCATCAATGGACTTTATGGGACAGCAGGCTTTTACCCCAAATTCCTCATGAATCTTCTCTCTACCACTCACATCATCTCTTATGCTGGATGTATTCTGCAGGGTTTTGTGTTGCACTCTTCAGCTTGTGCTGATTTCTCTCTTCTAGTGCTCATGGCCTACGACAGATATGTGGCTATATGTCGCCCTCTGGTGTACCACTCTGTGATGACCAAACAgagagtttgtgtttttgtgttctttGCTTGGCTTATACCCTTTTATTTGATACTCATGAgcacagcaacaacagcaacatcaaGGTTATGTGGCTCACACATACCAAAGATCTACTGTGTTAATTGGTTAATTTCTAGACTTGCTTGTTCTACCTCTGTGGCAACAATTGTTATTCCAGCTTTTaattatactttttattttggccattgtatgtttgtttgctgGTCTTACATATACATCATCAGAACAAGCCTCAAATCCAAAGAGAACATGAATAAATTCATGCAGACATGTGTACCACATTTATTCTCTTTAATGGTAGTAtttgtttctttgctttttgaTTTGTTGTACATGCGATTTGGTTCAAAAGACTTATTACAAGGTGCCCAGAATTTCATGGCGATGGAATTTCTCATTGTTCCTCCAATTGTCAACCCCCTGATTTATGGTTTAAAATTAACACAAATAAGAAACAGGATTCAAAATATTATGTGCagtaaaaatgtcttttttagaATCAAGTCATGA